One window of Novosphingobium sp. P6W genomic DNA carries:
- the cpdR gene encoding cell cycle two-component system response regulator CpdR, with translation MIRILLAEDDDAMRTYLARALQNAGYSVVAVDRGTAAIPHLKNDDFDLLLSDIVMPEMDGIELAQKCAEISPTTKVMFITGFAAVTLRASREAPQAKVLSKPFHLRDIVMEVQRIFGLTEHATL, from the coding sequence ATGATCCGCATCCTTCTCGCCGAAGACGACGACGCCATGCGCACTTACCTGGCGCGGGCACTGCAGAATGCAGGGTACAGCGTCGTTGCGGTGGACCGGGGTACTGCAGCGATCCCGCACCTCAAGAACGACGATTTCGATCTGCTGCTCTCGGACATCGTCATGCCCGAGATGGACGGCATCGAACTCGCCCAGAAATGCGCAGAGATTTCGCCGACGACAAAGGTGATGTTCATCACCGGATTCGCCGCCGTCACCCTGCGCGCCAGCCGCGAGGCACCCCAGGCCAAGGTGCTGTCCAAGCCCTTCCACCTGCGCGACATCGTGATGGAAGTGCAGCGTATATTCGGCCTGACCGAGCACGCCACTCTTTAA
- a CDS encoding NADP-dependent isocitrate dehydrogenase — translation MAKIKVTNPVVEMDGDEMTRIIWQWIRERLILPYLDIDLKYYDLSVEKRDETGDQITIDAANATKEFGVAVKCATITPDEARVEEFSLKKMWKSPNGTIRNILGGVVFREPIVISNVPRLVPGWTDPIVVGRHAFGDQYKATDTLIPGPGKLRLIWDGENGEKIDLDVFDFPAPGVAMAMYNLDESIRDFARASFNYGLNLGWPVYLSTKNTILKAYDGRFKDLFQEVFDAEGFAEKFKAAGIVYEHRLIDDMVASALKWSGKFVWACKNYDGDVQSDTVAQGFGSLGLMTSVLLSPDGKTVEAEAAHGTVTRHYRQHQQGKATSTNPIASIFAWTRGLIYRGKFDNTPDVVRFAETIERICIETVESGKMTKDLALLIGPDQSWMTTEQFFEAVVENLDAEMLNWA, via the coding sequence ATGGCAAAGATCAAGGTTACGAACCCCGTCGTCGAGATGGACGGCGATGAAATGACCCGCATCATCTGGCAGTGGATCCGCGAGCGTCTGATCCTCCCCTACCTCGACATCGACCTCAAGTACTACGACCTCTCGGTCGAGAAGCGTGACGAGACCGGTGACCAGATCACCATCGACGCCGCCAACGCGACCAAGGAATTCGGCGTCGCCGTCAAGTGCGCCACCATCACCCCCGACGAAGCCCGTGTTGAGGAATTCAGCCTCAAGAAGATGTGGAAGTCGCCCAACGGCACCATCCGCAACATCCTCGGCGGCGTGGTCTTCCGCGAGCCTATCGTGATCTCGAACGTGCCCCGCCTGGTTCCGGGCTGGACCGACCCGATCGTGGTCGGCCGTCACGCTTTCGGCGACCAGTACAAGGCCACCGACACCCTGATCCCCGGCCCGGGCAAGCTGCGCCTGATCTGGGACGGCGAGAACGGCGAGAAGATCGACCTCGACGTGTTCGACTTTCCGGCTCCGGGCGTCGCCATGGCGATGTACAACCTCGACGAATCGATCCGCGACTTCGCACGCGCCTCGTTCAACTACGGCCTCAACCTCGGCTGGCCGGTGTACCTGTCGACCAAGAACACCATCCTCAAGGCCTATGACGGCCGCTTCAAGGACCTGTTCCAGGAAGTGTTCGACGCCGAAGGCTTCGCCGAGAAGTTCAAGGCTGCCGGCATCGTCTACGAGCACCGCCTGATCGACGACATGGTCGCCTCGGCGCTCAAGTGGTCGGGCAAGTTCGTCTGGGCCTGCAAGAACTACGACGGCGACGTGCAGTCGGACACCGTGGCACAGGGCTTCGGCTCGCTGGGCCTGATGACCTCGGTCCTGCTCTCGCCCGACGGCAAGACCGTCGAAGCGGAAGCCGCGCACGGCACCGTGACCCGTCACTATCGCCAGCACCAGCAGGGCAAGGCGACCTCGACCAACCCGATCGCGTCGATCTTCGCCTGGACGCGCGGCCTGATCTATCGCGGCAAGTTTGACAACACGCCTGACGTGGTGCGCTTCGCCGAGACGATCGAGCGCATCTGCATCGAAACCGTCGAGAGCGGCAAGATGACCAAGGACCTCGCGCTGCTCATCGGCCCCGACCAGAGCTGGATGACCACCGAGCAGTTCTTCGAAGCCGTCGTCGAGAACCTCGACGCGGAAATGCTCAACTGGGCATGA
- a CDS encoding TauD/TfdA family dioxygenase → MSVATTTEFKVEHVKPKIGSRILNSKEELLSGEFAALIREELEARGVLVFPQINFSDEEQIAFTKTLGEYASENADGSPSKITLDVKENPSSAEYLKGSLYWHIDGTRNEVPILASLLSCKVPSPKGTGNTGFSNTYAAYDALSDEDKARYDDMRVLHGPWASLFYYEAEPSLAKLKIMQSIGEKVLPLVWKHASGRKSLVLGCTCHHVIDVDYGESARIIHGLREWATSPDFTYSHEWSVGDLVIWDNTGTMHRAEAYDPDCGRMMHRTKLEGEEAWAE, encoded by the coding sequence ATGTCGGTCGCAACTACGACTGAGTTCAAGGTCGAACACGTCAAGCCGAAGATCGGCAGCCGTATCCTCAATTCCAAGGAAGAGCTGCTGTCCGGCGAATTCGCCGCCCTGATCCGGGAGGAACTGGAAGCGCGCGGGGTGCTGGTCTTCCCGCAGATCAACTTCTCCGACGAGGAGCAGATCGCTTTCACCAAGACGCTCGGCGAATATGCCTCGGAAAATGCTGACGGTTCGCCGTCCAAGATCACGCTCGACGTGAAGGAAAACCCCAGCAGCGCTGAATATCTCAAGGGTTCGCTCTACTGGCACATCGACGGCACCCGCAACGAAGTGCCGATCCTGGCCTCGCTGCTTTCGTGCAAGGTGCCCAGTCCCAAGGGAACGGGGAACACCGGCTTCTCGAACACCTACGCTGCCTACGACGCGCTCTCGGATGAGGACAAGGCGCGCTATGACGACATGCGCGTATTGCACGGGCCCTGGGCCTCGCTGTTCTACTATGAGGCCGAGCCCAGCCTGGCGAAGCTGAAGATCATGCAGAGCATCGGCGAGAAAGTGCTGCCGCTGGTGTGGAAGCATGCCTCGGGCCGCAAGTCGCTGGTGCTGGGGTGCACATGCCATCATGTGATCGACGTCGATTACGGCGAGAGTGCCCGGATCATTCACGGCCTGCGCGAATGGGCGACCAGCCCGGACTTCACTTACAGCCACGAGTGGTCGGTGGGTGATCTGGTGATCTGGGACAACACCGGGACCATGCACCGCGCCGAGGCCTACGATCCGGACTGCGGGCGCATGATGCACCGCACCAAGCTGGAAGGCGAGGAAGCCTGGGCCGAGTGA
- a CDS encoding TetR/AcrR family transcriptional regulator, translating into MAGAARRVGAETSATRALIVEATNQLIRDEGYASVSTRRVAAHAGLKPSLVHYYFPTTDDLLVEVSRLGAAQSDRMIEEALASEDPLRALWKFFVDTSRTAMALEFMAMANHRPAVRDYMAQHSEEMRARQVDIFKRILGDRIDRLEGFDAAGLSLILAGIGRAIVMEEGLGVSTGHAEATRIVEMWLEKLASAGDRPGTKD; encoded by the coding sequence ATGGCAGGCGCAGCGCGCAGGGTCGGAGCAGAGACGTCCGCGACGCGGGCGCTTATCGTCGAGGCGACTAACCAGTTGATCCGGGACGAGGGCTATGCCTCGGTCAGCACCCGCCGGGTGGCCGCGCACGCCGGGCTCAAGCCCTCGCTGGTGCATTACTATTTCCCGACCACTGACGACCTGCTGGTCGAAGTCTCGCGGCTTGGCGCGGCGCAGAGCGACCGGATGATCGAGGAAGCGCTGGCGTCCGAAGATCCGCTGCGGGCGCTCTGGAAGTTCTTCGTGGACACCAGTCGCACCGCCATGGCGCTCGAATTCATGGCGATGGCCAACCACCGCCCCGCCGTGCGCGACTATATGGCGCAGCACAGCGAGGAAATGCGGGCGCGTCAGGTCGACATTTTCAAGCGCATCCTGGGCGACCGGATCGACCGTCTCGAAGGTTTCGACGCGGCGGGCCTCAGCCTCATTCTGGCCGGGATCGGCCGGGCCATCGTGATGGAGGAGGGGCTGGGCGTAAGCACCGGCCACGCCGAGGCCACGCGTATCGTCGAGATGTGGCTGGAAAAGCTGGCATCCGCCGGGGACCGACCTGGCACGAAAGACTGA
- a CDS encoding PA0069 family radical SAM protein, with product MDAIKGRGAVTGAASARFNLHAREADGDWLDDAEAVDGPARHPATTVTEEHPRSILSFNKSPDIPFGRSVNAYRGCEHGCIYCFARPSHAYHDLSPGLDFETKLFAKPAAARLLRETLAKRGYNPAPIAMGTNTDPYQPIENTYRITREVLELCLETRHPVTITTKSDRVLRDLDLLVELAQRNLVSVGISVTSLDPKLSQLLEPRASSPAKRMAALGRLAEAGVPAHVSVAPVIPAITDSFMEAILEESAARGIHAATWIMVRLPHEVAPLFREWLTAHFPSRADKVMATIRSMRGGRDNDPDFFTRMKPKGVWAELFRSRFRLAATRLGITGPGNVLDCAQFRRPALDGQLSLL from the coding sequence ATGGACGCAATCAAGGGCAGAGGCGCGGTTACGGGAGCGGCAAGCGCGCGCTTCAACCTTCACGCGCGCGAAGCGGACGGCGACTGGCTCGACGACGCCGAGGCCGTCGACGGCCCTGCCCGCCATCCAGCAACCACCGTGACCGAGGAACATCCGCGTTCGATTCTCTCGTTCAACAAGTCCCCCGACATACCGTTCGGCCGCTCGGTCAACGCTTATCGCGGATGTGAACACGGCTGCATTTACTGCTTCGCCCGGCCCAGCCACGCCTATCACGATCTCTCCCCCGGCCTCGATTTCGAAACAAAACTGTTCGCCAAGCCCGCCGCCGCCAGACTGCTGCGCGAAACCTTGGCCAAGCGTGGCTACAACCCCGCGCCGATCGCGATGGGCACCAATACCGACCCTTACCAGCCGATCGAAAACACCTACCGCATCACCCGCGAGGTACTCGAACTGTGCCTTGAAACGCGCCACCCGGTGACGATCACAACCAAGTCCGACCGGGTGCTGCGCGACCTCGACCTGCTGGTGGAACTGGCCCAGCGCAATCTGGTCAGCGTGGGCATTTCGGTGACCAGCCTCGATCCCAAGCTCTCGCAATTGCTGGAACCGCGCGCCTCATCCCCGGCCAAGCGCATGGCGGCGCTGGGGCGGCTGGCCGAAGCGGGCGTCCCTGCGCATGTTTCGGTTGCGCCGGTGATCCCGGCGATCACCGACAGTTTCATGGAAGCGATCCTGGAAGAATCGGCGGCGCGCGGCATCCATGCCGCGACGTGGATCATGGTCCGCCTGCCGCATGAGGTCGCGCCCCTGTTCCGCGAATGGCTGACAGCCCATTTCCCAAGCCGCGCCGACAAGGTCATGGCAACGATCCGCTCGATGCGCGGCGGACGCGACAACGATCCCGATTTCTTCACCCGCATGAAACCCAAGGGCGTCTGGGCCGAACTGTTCCGCAGCCGCTTCCGCCTCGCCGCCACGCGGCTTGGCATCACCGGGCCCGGAAACGTGCTGGACTGTGCGCAGTTTCGCCGCCCGGCGCTGGACGGTCAACTTTCGCTCCTGTGA